In Amaranthus tricolor cultivar Red isolate AtriRed21 chromosome 3, ASM2621246v1, whole genome shotgun sequence, a single window of DNA contains:
- the LOC130809320 gene encoding casein kinase II subunit alpha-2-like isoform X2, whose product MPTPSHRHYIRLAGTLHSKKCKYSDQDDYEVVRKVGRGKYSEVFEGININNNERCVIKILKPVKKKKIKREIKILQNLCGGPNIIKLLDIVRDQHSKTPGLVFEFVNSTDFKVLYPALSDYDIRYYIYELLKALDFCHSQGIMHRDVKPHNVMIDHELRKLRLIDWGLAEFYHPGKEYNVRVASRYFKGPELLVDLQDYDYSLDMWSLGCMFAGMIFRKEPFFYGHDNHDQLVKIAKVLGTDELNAYLNKYLLELDPQLDALVGRHSRKPWSRFVNPDNQHLVSPEAIDFLDKLLRYDHQDRLTAKEAMAHPYFSQVRAAESSRMRTQ is encoded by the exons ATGCCCACACCTTCTCATCGCCATTATATACGGTTAGCTGGCACACTACACTCAAAGAAATGCAAATACAG TGATCAAGATGACTATGAAGTTGTGCGGAAGGTTGGAAGGGGGAAATACAGTGAGGTTTTTGAAGGAataaacatcaataataatgaaagatgTGTTATCAAGATCTTGAAACCAGTGAAGAAGAAAAAG attaaaagagaaataaaaattcTTCAAAACTTGTGTGGGGGACCTAACATCATAAAACTGCTTGATATTGTCAGAGATCAGCACTCCAAGACACCGGGCTTAGTTTTCGAGTTTGTCAACAGTACAGATTTTAAAGTTCTGTATCCAGCCTTGTCTGATTATGACATTCGTTACTATATCTATGAGCTTCTGAAG GCCTTAGATTTCTGCCATTCGCAAGGGATAATGCATCGAGATGTCAAGCCTCACAATGTCATGATAGACCATGAATTGAGGAAACTACGTTTGATAGATTGGGGTCTTGCGGAGTTCTACCATCCTGGCAAGGAGTATAATGTCCGTGTTGCTTCAAG ATACTTCAAGGGGCCAGAACTTCTTGTTGATTTACAAGACTATGACTATTCACTGGATATGTGGAGCCTTGGTTGCATGTTTGCTGGAATG ATATTCCGGAAAGAGCCATTCTTCTATGGTCACGACAACCATGATCAACTTGTAAAAATTGCAAAG GTGCTTGGAACAGATGAATTGAATGCTTATTTGAACAAATATCTTCTGGAGCTTGATCCACAGCTTGATGCTCTTGTTGGAAG GCACAGCAGGAAGCCATGGTCAAGATTTGTTAACCCAGATAATCAGCATTTAGTTTCGCCGGAG GCCATTGACTTCCTTGATAAGCTTCTTCGCTATGACCACCAGGATAGGCTTACTGCCAAAGAAGCAAtg GCGCATCCGTACTTCTCACAAGTTAGAGCTGCAGAAAGCAGTAGAATGCGAACGCAATAG
- the LOC130809320 gene encoding casein kinase II subunit alpha-2-like isoform X1: MTWKYQIVGLTHSLTSPSFSLFSVRLPLLCALLALRAQLVQPPIQRPSLLCSKTLNITSVSSSAAVGKFEFFDAGKCLMSKARVYADVNVHRPREYWDYESLTVQWGDQDDYEVVRKVGRGKYSEVFEGININNNERCVIKILKPVKKKKIKREIKILQNLCGGPNIIKLLDIVRDQHSKTPGLVFEFVNSTDFKVLYPALSDYDIRYYIYELLKALDFCHSQGIMHRDVKPHNVMIDHELRKLRLIDWGLAEFYHPGKEYNVRVASRYFKGPELLVDLQDYDYSLDMWSLGCMFAGMIFRKEPFFYGHDNHDQLVKIAKVLGTDELNAYLNKYLLELDPQLDALVGRHSRKPWSRFVNPDNQHLVSPEAIDFLDKLLRYDHQDRLTAKEAMAHPYFSQVRAAESSRMRTQ, translated from the exons ATGACATGGAAATATCAAATTGTCGGCCTAACTCACTCTCTCACTAgcccttctttctctctcttctctgtTCGCCTCCCTTTACTCTGCGCACTTCTTGCTCTCCGTGCGCAGCTGGTGCAACCACCTATCCAACGGCCATCTCTTCTTTGTTCCAAAACCTTGAATATCACCTCTGTTTCTTCTTCCGCTGCCGTCGGAAAATTCGAGTTCTTCGACGCCGGGAAGTGTCTGATGTCGAAAGCTCGAGTTTATGCTGATGTTAATGTTCATCGACCTCGTGAGTATTGGGATTATGAATCTCTTACCGTTCAATGGGG TGATCAAGATGACTATGAAGTTGTGCGGAAGGTTGGAAGGGGGAAATACAGTGAGGTTTTTGAAGGAataaacatcaataataatgaaagatgTGTTATCAAGATCTTGAAACCAGTGAAGAAGAAAAAG attaaaagagaaataaaaattcTTCAAAACTTGTGTGGGGGACCTAACATCATAAAACTGCTTGATATTGTCAGAGATCAGCACTCCAAGACACCGGGCTTAGTTTTCGAGTTTGTCAACAGTACAGATTTTAAAGTTCTGTATCCAGCCTTGTCTGATTATGACATTCGTTACTATATCTATGAGCTTCTGAAG GCCTTAGATTTCTGCCATTCGCAAGGGATAATGCATCGAGATGTCAAGCCTCACAATGTCATGATAGACCATGAATTGAGGAAACTACGTTTGATAGATTGGGGTCTTGCGGAGTTCTACCATCCTGGCAAGGAGTATAATGTCCGTGTTGCTTCAAG ATACTTCAAGGGGCCAGAACTTCTTGTTGATTTACAAGACTATGACTATTCACTGGATATGTGGAGCCTTGGTTGCATGTTTGCTGGAATG ATATTCCGGAAAGAGCCATTCTTCTATGGTCACGACAACCATGATCAACTTGTAAAAATTGCAAAG GTGCTTGGAACAGATGAATTGAATGCTTATTTGAACAAATATCTTCTGGAGCTTGATCCACAGCTTGATGCTCTTGTTGGAAG GCACAGCAGGAAGCCATGGTCAAGATTTGTTAACCCAGATAATCAGCATTTAGTTTCGCCGGAG GCCATTGACTTCCTTGATAAGCTTCTTCGCTATGACCACCAGGATAGGCTTACTGCCAAAGAAGCAAtg GCGCATCCGTACTTCTCACAAGTTAGAGCTGCAGAAAGCAGTAGAATGCGAACGCAATAG